The genomic DNA ACGACCCCGGCATCAAGCCCCTGTTTGACGAGCAAGTTCTCCTGCATACGCACATAATGGCGGGAAGCATCGGCATCGAATTCCGGATGAAACTGCACGCCCCAGGCCTTTTCGCCAATACGAAAGGCCTGATGCGCCTCATGCTCGCTCGACGCCAGCAGGACCGCTTCCGACGGCAACACGAGCGCACTCTGCGAATGGGTCACATGGGCAGGAAATGTCTGCGGCAGTTGCGAAAAGAGGGGGTCATTCTTTGCCGCACTGTTCAGGGTGACGTCCACGGACCCGATCTCCGGACCGTTGGGATGAAATCCGGCCTTGCCGCCAAAGGCCTCGGCCATCAACTGATGTCCGAAACAGATGCCGAGGACGGGAATCCTGCCAAGCACACCGCGCAACCACGCAGCGGCATCAAGCATCCACGGGGCCCGTTCCGTGACCATGTCATGGGACCCCGTAAGTACGCAGCCCGCAAAGGAATCCGGTTCCGGCAGGGGATCGCCCGCGCGAACGTCGCAGATGGACCACTCACTTTGGCCGAGACCCATGGCACGCGCGGTCCAGTCCGTAAAATCGTCATTGAGCGCAGCGTAATCGCTGAAGGTCGAGCCGGTGCGGATGATGAGGAAGGGTTTCATATGCTGGTCACGAAAGCGCAGGCAGTCTGAAGGGTTGATTCATGCTGCCAAGCTTGCCCAGATACGCGGATATGTCAACAATCCGATTTCCCACTCCCCCTTCCGTATTGACCTGACGGCCCTGCGCTTTATTATTTACAGGCAGAACATCCCGCCTTGAAGTGCAGGCATGCTTTGCGCTATCTTTCAGGGAAAGGAAACGGAGCAGACATGCACATGAAAAAGATTTCAGGAAAACTGAACCGCCGCGAATTCGTGAAGGTGGGTTCCATGACCGCGCTGGGGCTGGCCCTCGGCGGTTGCGCCAAGAATCCGGTGACCGGCCAGAGCCAGTTCATGCTCATCAACGAGGCCGACGAAATCAAACTGGACAAACAGGCGTCACCGCAGCAGTTGTCCAACGACTACGGCCCGACGCAGGACACGGAACTCAACAAGTACGTTTCCGGTGTGGGGCACAGCCTTGCCGCCACCACACACCGGCCGCACATGCCGTATTCCTTCCGCGTGGTGAACGCCAACTACGTCAACGCCTACGCCTTTCCCGGCGGCACCATCGCCTGTACCCGCGGCATCATGCTCGAAGTGGACAACGAGGCGGAACTCGCCGCCCTGCTCGGCCATGAACTCGGGCACGTCAACGCACGGCACACGGCTTCACGCATGAGCTCACAGGCGGTCATCGGCACGCTGGCAGGCGTGGGCGGTGCCGTGATCGGCTCCAAATACGGCAGCGGCTGGGGCGCGCTGGCCGGAGGCGTCGCAGGTTTCGGCGTCGGAGCCCTGCTCGCTTCCTACAGCCGGGACGACGAAAGGCAGGCCGACAGCCTCGGCATGCAATACATGACCAACGCCCACTACAACCCGGACGGCATGATCGGCCTGATGGACATGCTCAACGAACAGCACACCAAGGAACCCAGCGCGCTGGAAGTCATGTTCGCCACCCACCCCATGAGCAGCGAACGCCTCGCCACGGCCCGCAAGACGGCCAACACCAAATATCTCGGGGCAAAGGAATACTCCGTCTACCGCGAACGCTACATGGACAACACCGCGTCATTGCGGAAGATCGCTCCGGCCGTCAAGGAATTGCAGACCGCGGAAAAGCTCATGGCCAAAAAAAAGTACGGCGAGGCCGAAGAACATATCCAGACCGCTCTCAAGACGGCACCGGAAGATTACGCAGGCCTGATGCTCATGTCCAAATGCCAGATCGCACAGAACAAGCTCGACAAGGGGCAGACCTATGCGAGCCGCGCACGCGAGGCCTACCCCAGTGAAGCGCAGGCCATGCAGCTCAACGGACTGCTTCTGGTGAAGAATGAACAATTCGCAGCCGCGTTCGACAATTTCTCGGATTACGATCAGGCTCTGCCGGGGAATCCGTACACCGCGTTTTTCAGGGGCTACAGCCTGGAAGGCATGGGCCGCACACGCGATGCGGCACAACTGTATATCCAGTTCCTCAGGCAGGTGAATCAGGGCGAGCAGGCGCAATACGCCTATAATCGTCTGGTCGAATGGGGATATATCAGGGGCGAGGCAGGTCCGGCGACCGACCCGTTTGCCGGTCTGGCCTAGGACCGCATCAGGCAGTCGGGAATATTACGGTTGGGAAACCATGACGGTCAGCGAGTTGCCGCTGCGTGAGAACTGCGGGGTCAGCATGCCCTTCGGCGGGGTCCGGAAATGGATCACGAAACGGAGCCGGTCGGGATGCTCGC from uncultured Pseudodesulfovibrio sp. includes the following:
- a CDS encoding glutamine amidotransferase; its protein translation is MKPFLIIRTGSTFSDYAALNDDFTDWTARAMGLGQSEWSICDVRAGDPLPEPDSFAGCVLTGSHDMVTERAPWMLDAAAWLRGVLGRIPVLGICFGHQLMAEAFGGKAGFHPNGPEIGSVDVTLNSAAKNDPLFSQLPQTFPAHVTHSQSALVLPSEAVLLASSEHEAHQAFRIGEKAWGVQFHPEFDADASRHYVRMQENLLVKQGLDAGVVYDDVRETPDSASVLRHFAAFCRA
- a CDS encoding M48 family metalloprotease, coding for MKKISGKLNRREFVKVGSMTALGLALGGCAKNPVTGQSQFMLINEADEIKLDKQASPQQLSNDYGPTQDTELNKYVSGVGHSLAATTHRPHMPYSFRVVNANYVNAYAFPGGTIACTRGIMLEVDNEAELAALLGHELGHVNARHTASRMSSQAVIGTLAGVGGAVIGSKYGSGWGALAGGVAGFGVGALLASYSRDDERQADSLGMQYMTNAHYNPDGMIGLMDMLNEQHTKEPSALEVMFATHPMSSERLATARKTANTKYLGAKEYSVYRERYMDNTASLRKIAPAVKELQTAEKLMAKKKYGEAEEHIQTALKTAPEDYAGLMLMSKCQIAQNKLDKGQTYASRAREAYPSEAQAMQLNGLLLVKNEQFAAAFDNFSDYDQALPGNPYTAFFRGYSLEGMGRTRDAAQLYIQFLRQVNQGEQAQYAYNRLVEWGYIRGEAGPATDPFAGLA